From the genome of Nicotiana sylvestris chromosome 2, ASM39365v2, whole genome shotgun sequence, one region includes:
- the LOC138883298 gene encoding uncharacterized protein has product MAEDSELRDIICDGPHIPMKKVGDSRVMVPKTIKEYSDTDRKVVEKNFRAKKILVCGIGPDEYNRISTCQSAKEIWEALQTAHEGTTQVKQSKIDMLTNEYELFKMNDDESIQDMHTRFTSIINEPHSLGEIIPRNKLVRKVLSVLPSSWESKVNATTEAKDLQTLTMDELIGNLKTYEMKRKKDKERREPKKEKNLVLKAENNDSSEEDSDMTYLTKRFQKMVQRNGGIPQRGSSSKERNYNLCHKCGKPGHFIKDYPLLKQEHYNITLTKQQKGTRFLTNDSAEKVQLTML; this is encoded by the coding sequence atggcAGAAGACTCCGAGCTGCgggacatcatttgtgatggtccacataTTCCTATGAAGAAGGTTGGAGACTCTAGAGTGATGGTGCCGAAAACCATAAAAGAATACAGTGATACCGACAGAAAAGTTGTTGAGAAGAACTTTCGTGCCAAGAAGATCTTGGTATGTGgtataggacctgatgagtaTAATAGAATCTCAACATGTCAATCTGCCAAGGAAATTTGGGAAGCATTGCAAACGGCACatgaaggaactactcaggttaaacagtccaagattgacatgctAACCAATGAGTATGAGCTTTTCAAGATGAACgatgatgagtctatacaagatatgcacactaGATTCACATCTATCATAAATGAGCCTCATTCACTTGGAGAAATTATTCCTAGAAACAAGCTTGTGAGGAAGGTTCTTAGTGTTCTACCTAGCTCTTGGGAGAGTAAGGTGAATGCCACCACTGAAgctaaagatttacaaactctaaccatggatgagctgattggaaatttgaagacatacgagatgaaaagaaagaaagacaaagaaagaagagagccaaagaaggagaagaacctggtactcaaggcTGAAAACAATGACTCAAGTGAAGAAGATAGTGATATGACCTATCTCActaaaagatttcaaaagatggttcagAGAAATGGTGGTATACCACAGAGGGGCAGTTCAAGTAAAGAAAGGAACTATAATCTCTGTCACAAGTGTGGAaagccagggcatttcatcaaagactacCCACTTCTGAAACAGGAGCATTACAACATAACTCTgacaaagcagcaaaaaggaaccCGGTTCCTGACAAACGATTCAGCCGAAAAAGTGCAGCTGACAATGTTGTGa